A single window of Coriobacteriia bacterium DNA harbors:
- the rmuC gene encoding DNA recombination protein RmuC: MNTAMQWILVALGLANAGLLVALFLRTSTASKDDGTLREELRASREEAARAARDSREELTSSLNTANTTLSTNLTALGEMQRTQLDGVNRQLKDLGESNAKSLELIRTTVDARVKELQDGNEKKLEEMRKTVDEKLHDTLEKRLGESFKLVSERLEAVQRGLGEMQHLATGVGDLKRVLTNVKARGTWAEVQLGALLEQTLTTSQFARNVQTKPDSREVVEFAVRMPGPDDDPESCVWLPIDSKFPQEDYVRLQDAAERGDVEAVQKASDSLARSIKVQAEAISSKYLCSPFTTEFALMFLPTEGLYAEVLRHPTLADELQHNYHVVPVGPTNLTAFLSALRMGFQTLAIEQQSAEVWKILAAVKTEFGKFGDVLVKVKKQLNTAANTIGETERRSRAMERKLKNVESLPEAEATALLELPALVLEAEDNFDAFSDSAAGDEE; encoded by the coding sequence ATGAACACCGCAATGCAGTGGATACTCGTCGCTCTCGGCCTGGCTAACGCCGGCCTCCTGGTCGCGCTGTTCCTGCGCACGTCCACGGCATCCAAGGACGACGGCACACTTCGTGAGGAGCTTCGCGCCAGCCGAGAAGAGGCCGCCCGTGCAGCCCGCGACTCACGCGAGGAGCTCACGAGCTCACTGAACACCGCCAACACCACCCTCTCGACGAATCTCACCGCACTCGGCGAGATGCAGCGCACGCAACTCGATGGAGTGAACAGGCAGCTCAAGGATCTGGGTGAGTCGAACGCCAAGTCCCTCGAACTCATCCGCACGACGGTCGATGCGCGCGTCAAGGAGCTTCAGGACGGCAACGAGAAGAAGCTCGAGGAGATGCGCAAGACCGTCGACGAGAAGCTGCACGACACCCTCGAGAAGCGGCTCGGCGAGTCGTTCAAGCTGGTCAGCGAGCGTCTCGAGGCCGTGCAGCGAGGTCTTGGCGAGATGCAGCACCTCGCGACCGGTGTCGGCGACCTCAAGCGGGTCCTCACCAACGTCAAGGCGCGGGGCACGTGGGCTGAGGTCCAGCTGGGGGCCCTGCTCGAGCAGACGCTCACCACCAGCCAGTTCGCTCGCAACGTACAGACCAAACCCGACTCGCGCGAGGTCGTCGAGTTCGCCGTCCGCATGCCTGGCCCCGACGACGACCCGGAGTCGTGCGTGTGGCTCCCGATCGACTCGAAGTTCCCGCAGGAGGACTATGTCCGCCTGCAGGACGCCGCCGAGCGCGGCGACGTCGAGGCGGTCCAGAAGGCGTCCGATTCGCTTGCCCGCTCAATCAAGGTGCAGGCCGAGGCGATCAGCTCCAAGTACCTCTGCTCCCCGTTCACCACGGAGTTCGCACTCATGTTCCTCCCCACCGAAGGCCTGTATGCGGAGGTGCTACGTCACCCCACCCTCGCCGATGAGCTGCAGCACAATTACCACGTCGTGCCGGTCGGCCCCACCAACCTCACCGCGTTCCTCAGCGCACTGCGCATGGGCTTCCAGACGCTCGCGATCGAGCAGCAGTCCGCTGAGGTCTGGAAGATCCTCGCGGCCGTGAAGACCGAGTTCGGCAAGTTCGGCGATGTGCTCGTAAAGGTGAAGAAGCAGCTCAATACCGCAGCCAACACCATTGGCGAGACCGAGCGCCGCAGCCGTGCCATGGAGCGAAAGCTCAAGAACGTCGAGAGCCTGCCGGAGGCCGAGGCGACGGCGCTTCTCGAGCTGCCGGCGCTCGTGCTCGAGGCCGAGGACAACTTCGATGCGTTCTCCGACTCGGCGGCGGGCGACGAAGAGTAG
- a CDS encoding SDR family oxidoreductase — MRAAGKTIAVTGGGNGIGRQLVLGLLARGARVAAIDMSEAALAETVQIAKAGDKLSTHVANITDRDVVDALPAAIAEAHGQVDGLINCAGIIQPFVLFNELEYSAIERVMNVNFWGTVNTCKSFLPVLMARPAAHIVNISSMGGFLPVPGQTIYGASKAAVKLLTEGLHSELMDTNVSVTVVFPGAIETDISKNSGVGDPVSSEEASEAAKKFPMTKPDVAAGAILDAMERDAYRVTVGKDATMLDRLSRLAPKRAAKLIYDNMKSLLKQ, encoded by the coding sequence ATGAGGGCAGCAGGGAAGACGATCGCGGTGACCGGCGGCGGCAACGGCATCGGACGCCAGCTGGTGTTGGGCCTGCTCGCGCGCGGTGCGCGGGTCGCGGCGATCGACATGAGCGAAGCCGCTCTTGCCGAGACCGTCCAGATCGCCAAGGCCGGCGACAAGCTCTCCACACACGTCGCGAACATCACCGACCGAGATGTTGTCGACGCGCTGCCCGCGGCGATCGCCGAGGCGCACGGTCAGGTCGACGGCCTCATCAACTGTGCGGGCATCATCCAGCCGTTCGTGCTGTTCAATGAACTCGAGTACTCAGCCATCGAGCGCGTGATGAACGTGAACTTCTGGGGCACGGTCAACACCTGCAAGTCGTTCCTGCCGGTTCTCATGGCACGGCCGGCGGCGCACATCGTCAACATCTCGAGCATGGGCGGCTTCCTCCCCGTGCCCGGCCAGACGATCTACGGCGCCTCGAAGGCGGCGGTCAAGCTGTTGACCGAGGGCCTGCACTCGGAACTCATGGACACCAACGTCTCGGTCACCGTGGTCTTCCCCGGGGCCATCGAGACAGACATCTCGAAGAACTCCGGCGTGGGCGATCCCGTGAGCTCCGAGGAGGCCTCCGAGGCCGCCAAGAAGTTCCCGATGACGAAGCCGGACGTTGCTGCGGGGGCTATCCTCGACGCGATGGAACGCGACGCGTACCGCGTGACGGTGGGCAAGGACGCCACGATGCTCGACCGACTCTCGCGACTCGCGCCGAAACGGGCCGCCAAACTCATCTACGACAACATGAAGTCGCTGCTCAAGCAGTAG
- a CDS encoding polysaccharide deacetylase family protein translates to MRIRRSLLTLLVVSSSLLVALPLAAHAEPVIDPTPASTVTSLSAPVTIAARETTTVAISVVDTDGAAVPDAPVSLVRFTTTGEIVLATGTTNASGHFSANVAPKSTIRIKARFAGTAALAASESDTQTVMPRVELGKPWTHDAFAYPEQWLPARGTLWPTHASSSTATKILCERLENGVWVLHRTYPTTIVNSKGASRYKGKFRVPASGTWRIRVRHEDEGHARSYSISQRLKVTRWRDRYVGKRVHGYKAPSKMVAITIDDGPNTRTPEICRILEKYGAKGTFFFTNQLLRRGSYMTQARLSYDRGHEIANHTAKHDMLNGPYAFDYKSVGVTKTTIREATGFSPIWVRPMGGGINSVGDRAIKNSGQLCAIWSLDSYDSHARYTPPTKLYRNVVDHVRSGDVILIHQTHAESVEALPRICATLKARGYKMVTLSELASVSRAR, encoded by the coding sequence ATGCGTATCCGCCGTAGCTTGCTCACCCTTCTCGTCGTCAGCAGTTCGCTGTTGGTCGCGCTTCCTCTCGCGGCGCATGCCGAGCCGGTCATCGACCCGACGCCTGCCTCCACTGTCACAAGCCTATCCGCGCCGGTGACCATCGCAGCCCGCGAGACCACGACGGTCGCTATCTCGGTGGTGGACACCGATGGCGCCGCGGTGCCTGATGCGCCCGTCTCGCTCGTTCGTTTCACCACGACGGGCGAGATCGTGCTCGCGACGGGGACGACGAACGCGAGCGGCCACTTCTCGGCGAACGTCGCTCCCAAGTCGACCATCCGCATCAAGGCCCGCTTCGCCGGGACTGCGGCGTTGGCTGCATCCGAGAGCGACACCCAAACCGTTATGCCGCGAGTCGAGCTGGGCAAGCCGTGGACTCATGACGCCTTCGCCTATCCCGAGCAGTGGCTTCCTGCTCGCGGCACGCTGTGGCCGACCCATGCCAGCAGCAGCACGGCGACGAAGATCCTGTGCGAACGCCTGGAGAACGGCGTCTGGGTGCTGCATCGCACCTACCCGACCACGATCGTGAACTCCAAGGGTGCCAGCCGCTACAAGGGCAAGTTCCGTGTGCCGGCAAGTGGCACCTGGCGGATTCGCGTGCGGCACGAAGACGAGGGCCATGCGCGCAGCTATAGCATCTCCCAGCGCCTGAAGGTCACACGGTGGCGCGACCGATACGTGGGCAAGAGGGTCCACGGCTACAAGGCGCCGAGCAAGATGGTCGCCATTACCATCGACGACGGCCCAAACACGCGCACGCCGGAGATCTGCCGGATCCTTGAGAAGTACGGCGCGAAGGGCACCTTCTTCTTCACGAACCAGCTTCTGCGTCGTGGCAGCTATATGACGCAAGCTCGACTCAGCTACGACCGCGGCCACGAGATCGCTAACCACACAGCGAAGCACGACATGCTCAATGGACCGTACGCGTTCGACTACAAGTCGGTCGGTGTCACCAAGACCACAATCCGCGAGGCAACCGGCTTCTCCCCCATATGGGTTCGTCCGATGGGCGGCGGCATCAACTCGGTCGGAGACCGGGCGATCAAGAACTCGGGCCAACTGTGCGCCATTTGGTCGTTGGACTCCTACGACTCACACGCGCGCTACACGCCGCCCACCAAGCTCTACCGCAACGTCGTCGATCACGTGCGTTCGGGCGATGTCATCCTCATCCACCAGACGCATGCGGAAAGCGTTGAGGCCCTGCCGCGCATCTGCGCCACTCTCAAAGCGCGCGGCTACAAGATG